GGTCAACAAGTCATGTACTTCAAAGTTTTCTACTTTTCTCATTCGTAACTGGACAATAACACATTTTAAAGGGGAAAACAAGGGCATCTAAATCTGCCAATTTTACTTTGTTTGTGTATCTGTTATCTCTGAGTTTTCAACTCcgaagttaaaaatatttgaggtttgatttttctcaagaaattcttgttttaaattatttgatcaGCACTTCTGCACTTGGATCCTAAATCACCTGAAGCTCAAGCTTTTAATCAAATTCATCAGAAATCCAATGGTGGTTCTATCCGTCCTTCGCCCACTCCTTCTGGTAGTGATCctttcaacaaaatatttcatttttggaatttatttttGACATTGACTTTTGAGTTTCAATGGTGTAGTactaaattttgcatttatttttaatgtgttcTTTTGTGCATTCAGTTGAAGGAAGTTCCCAGAATGGTAGAAAGCAGGGGACAGATGAAACGGCCACAGCTAAGAATAGAGAATCTTATATCGGGAAGAGATTGTTAGAAAGTTTGGTTGCAGTTGCAGGGCTTCTAATTTGGCTTTCATGAGCTTAACTCAAATATTACCTATATATTACCATTTTCATATCACGTTGAAATGTAAACCATTGATGagttgatagtgtaaaaaatatttacactctTGAGTGTATTAAATCTCTGACAGACTCACAAAAGACATTATTGCAAAACCTTATTGGAGATTTATTTTTGTGAGCACTTTGCCTTTAATCTCATACAACTATATGCTTGTTACACAAATCTTATTGTACGTTCAGTCCTAAAAGTCTTTTATCTCTAATAAGTAATAACGACTTGttgtaatagaaattaaaatcttattattttttttttaattacacttGAGGATGATTTTGGTATCCCACTTTTCAATTGCTCGGTTCGTTcccatattttcaaattttacaaatttgattCATTAGTTAACTTGATATCCAATCTTTGATGGAGATGTTTATGAGGCTATATGTGAAAATAGAGTGTTGGCATGGATCTCAACTTTTAATTCCTCAATTTTGGTtgccatatttttaaaattatgcgaTTTTGGAGCATGagtgttgtttttcaaataTACCAATACTACTCAGGGATTATGCATGGGAATCTTCTTACATGTATACTACTATGAATTATGTTGTCTGCTTAAAGTTGTAGCAGAAAAATACAGGTAATTTTGAAGGAGGCGAAATGCATTTCAGAAGAGAATAATTGAGATAATGTGGAGCATTTACCTTGTAGCATTtccattttgaaaaataataagtttctaacattacaaaattaacaaactaatttttttttctcgtaaAGCCTAAAACTCATAATCCGTCAAGCATGATATGGTTTCTTTAGCCAAGTACAAGATAATCTAGATTCTACTTGTATCCTCCCAAGATATTCTAAGAATGAATGAATTAAGTtgaatatggaaaaaaaaaatattcattaagaTGTTATGGTTTGATTATCGCAGTAACTTTTCTCCCATGATTCAACTTGTTGAATTGAGCTTTCCTTTCTCTGTGATGTTGCATACAAAGTTGGAGGGTCAAAAGGGGCAGGCATGGTGCAAGGGTCGGTATTTGCAGGAACCTTGACCAATGATTCCATCATAAATTTCTTTACTGATCCTTCTGCTCCACAAACCATTGACTCCACACATAGTTCTGTAGCATTAGCACTTATGGAGGGTTTGTATCTGAAGAGTTTAGCATATGAATTCAGGAGATGAAACATGTAGTCGTACACGTAGAGTGGTAGAGTCACATGACAGAATGTATTTTTGACTGACTGACCAAGCAGAACCTTCAATGTACACCTTATATCTGCACGATCATGATTGAAttgaaacatttatttattgataaactGAACATATATAtccaataacaaaaatatattattacataTAATTACAACTGAAGCATGGATGGACAGTTTTAATGTTATACCTATAAGTGCATTGACTTGGCAAGTCTGATTTGTTGAACCCCTCTTGTAATTCTCGAAACCAATCctgaaacaaaattttcatttgtcaAGAAGGAAGCTATATATGTGGCTTTATTGTGAGTCAATTAATAGACAAAATATATTGTCCAGAAGGAAAAAATCAGTAATGTTCAATAACAGGTTatttcctttgattttgaaTGTACTTTTAAGTTGTGtattaataaaagattaaaagttaaaaaagtgtATAATGTTATATACAATATTGCTACTGGCCATTGTCTTGCTTGAATTTGCCTGTTATTTCTAGTTTCTGCACACCATGTGCTTAAGCCAATTTTATATAATGAAACTTTTGCTTATAAGA
The nucleotide sequence above comes from Glycine max cultivar Williams 82 unplaced genomic scaffold, Glycine_max_v4.0 scaffold_233, whole genome shotgun sequence. Encoded proteins:
- the LOC100807279 gene encoding non-specific lipid transfer protein GPI-anchored 14 is translated as MGDSAQDKQRCAESLTGVTTCLPYLGGDTKAPTADCCSGLTQAMKTNKKCVCVILKDRDDPDLGLKINMTIAAALLHLDPKSPEAQAFNQIHQKSNGGSIRPSPTPSVEGSSQNGRKQGTDETATAKNRESYIGKRLLESLVAVAGLLIWLS